The genomic segment TCGTTCGGTTCACAACGCGGGGCGCCGGCCTTCTCGGCCGACGCCCCGGGAAGAATCGCGTTGGGTCAGTTGGTCCAGAACACGTAGACCGCGCCGTACTTCACGGCCTTGGTCTGGCCCGCGGTGCAGGCCTCGGTGGGCGCGGTGCCGCCCGAGGTGAGCAGCCGGCTGATGTAGGTGGCCTTGCCGAGCACGCCGCCGCCGGTGCTGGTGTCGACCTTGAGCAGCAGCTCCGGGATCGTGCCGGCGCGCGGGCTCTCGGCCTCCTTCTTGGCCGTGACCTTGGAACCGTCGCGGGTGGACTGCCAGCTCGGGCCGCCGAAGTGGTGGACGCGGCCGCCGGTGCCGATCAGCTGCGCCTCGGGAGTGGAGCCGCCCTCGTACTTGAGGTTGGCGCTGCAGGTGTACGTCTGGGTGCCGCTCGCGACGATGTAAGCGCCGATCGGCTTGGCGCCCTTGGGCGGCTTGATGGCCGCGGGGATGCCCGGGATGGAGACCGCGCGGGCGTCGGCACCCACGGCGGCCGGCGCGACGGGCGCCTGCTCCGCGGCGGAGGCGTTGAAGGTCACCGCGCCGATGGTGGCCACGACAGCCACCATGCCGGCCCCAGCGGCGGCGCGGACCCGGGAACGCTTCGTGTCAAGCATGAGATCTCCTCATTTGGGGGCGCTGAGCGTCGCCCCTTCGCCCGCCAACACGGATCCCCGGCCCCGGCAGATCACGACGAGCATCAATGAGGTCCGTTTGTCCCACGCGGAGTGGTACGAACGGGTGATCTTGTATTTACGCTGGTCAAAACAGGCCATAAGTAACTCGCAAGTAACCTACCACTTCGACCGTGATCCAGACGACGGCGCGATCAGGCGAAGGCTGCGACGATCACCGCATGACTAGTCGCCTCGAGGAACTGGCCACCGACAACCTGCTGCGCGTGTTCGGGGAGCGTGACCCGCGGGCGCGGGCCGCGGCCGTCGCCGAGACCTACGCCGAGGACGTCGTCTTCACCGACGCCGAGGAGGAACTGACCGGCCGCGACGCGCTCGCCGCCAAGGCGCAGAAACTGCTCGACCAGGCCCCGGGCTTCGTCTTCCAGCCCGTCGGGCCGGTGCGGACGGTGGGCAACCTGGCGATGCTGTCGTGGCAGCTCGGCCCGGCAGGCGCACCCCCGGTCGTCACGGGGATCGACATCTCGATCGTCGAGAACGACCGGATCGTCAAGCTCTACACCGTCGTGAACGAGGCCCCGGCCGCGTGATCGCGGGCCGGGGCCTGGTCGTCGTTCTCGCGAGATCAGGACTTGAACGCGTCCTTGATGTTCTCGCCGGCCTGCTTGAGCTTCGACTTGCCCTGGTCGGCCCGGCCCTCGGCCTCGAGCTGCTCGTCGTCCGTGGCCCGGCCGACGCCCTCCTTGACCTTGCCGCCGACCTCTTCGGCCTTGTTGTCGACCTTGTCGTCGAATGCCATGACAGCCTCCACATCGTCGTGCGAACGATGATGTGATACCCGTACTTGCCGAACGGCAATCATTGATCGCCGTGTGACAAGTCATACCGCCGGGTGCGACTTCTCCCCGGCGGCTTCCGGCGCTGCGGGGGCCACCGGGTGGCGCAGGCCGGGGTGGCCGGGCGGCAGGGTGCGGCGGATGACCCACCAGCTCACGGCCAGGCACGCGGCGACCAGCGGCCAGGTCAGAGCCACGCGCATCACGCCCAGCGCGAAGACCTGCCCGGCGGCGTAGAGGGGCAGGAAGACCGCCACCCGTACGACGTACTGCAGCACCCACACCCAGCTGGCCAGCCCGTACGAGCGCAGCAAGGCCGGGTCACGCCGCCACCGGGTCTTCTGCCCGAGCACGCCGCCGACCACGAGGCCGAGCAGCGGCCACCGCACGACGATGCTGACCGCCCAGGCCAGGGCGCTGGCCGCGTTGCTGAACAGCTGGATCAGGAAGAAGTCCTCGGCGCGGCCGGTGTAGAGCGCGATCAGCGCGGCCACGCACACGCCGAGCAGGCCGATCACGACCGCGCGGGGCTTGTCGCCCTGGCGCAGCCGCCACAGGGACAGGCCGAGCGCCAGGACCACGGCCACGACCGCGCCGGCCCCGATGGACTGGCCGAAGACCAGCCAGCCCGTGACGAATCCGATCGTGGGCAGGGTCGCGTCGATCGCGGCTCGCCGCCCGTTGAGCAGCTGCGCGAGTGACTCCGGCTGCGTCATCCCCCACCCCGTTCCCCCAAGGTTAGGAAAGCCTAACCGCAGCCGGAGCCGGGTCTCACTCCAGGTGGAAGGTGGCGTCGGCGCGGCTCGTGGCGTCGGCGGCCGTCTCGAGTCGTAGCAGGTAGTTGACGTGCCGCAGGTAGCGGCCGGGGAAGTTCACCGACTCGAACGACACGCCGGCCGCGTCGGCCAGCCCGGCCCGGCGTACGAAGCTGGCGTCGGACCTGAACAGCGCGGAGCCGTCGGACCGGTCGACCCAGGCCTCGTTGTTGCGGTGGCGCAAGTAGTAGCCGGGGTAGTTGGTCGATTCGAGCGACACCGAGCCGTTGCCGGCCAGGCCGGGCACGATCCGGAACTGTGAGTCGGCCAGTACCGTCACGTCCGGGTCGAGGCGGGCGCGGAACTCCCAGTGCCGGATGTACCGATCGGGGGCGTTGTGCGACCTCAGCCGTACGGGATGAAGGCCGTCAGGAATCGGGATGCCGAAGGTGGGCGCTCCGTCGATCCAGTAGAACTTCTGCACCCGCGTACGCCGGTTCGGGTCGTTGAGCGGGTCGCCCGCGATGTCCCGATAGCTGCGGTCGTGGTAGACGATCAGGTCGCTCTGCCCGTCCTCGGCCACGGTGAACGAGTTGTGCCCCGGCCCGTACTGGCCGGTGGCCGCGCTGGTCGCGAAGACCGGGCCGGCCGCCTTGGTCCACGACGACGCGCTGAGCAGGTTGGCCGAGGCCGAGGCGGTGAGCATGCCGAGGCAGTAATTGGCGTCGGTGGCGCTGGCCGAGTACGTCATGAAGACGCGTCCGTTGCGCACGATCACGGCCGGGCCCTCGTTGACCGCGTAGCCCCGGGTCTCCCAGGCAAGGGTGGGCACGGACAGGCGTACGGGGGTGCCGGTGATGGTCCAGGGGTTGCTCAGGCGGGCCAGGTAGAGGTTCGAGTTGGTCGCGATGCCCGGCTCCTGCTGCGCCCAGGCCAGATAGCGGACGCCGTTGTGCACGAACGTGGTCTCGTCGAGCGAGAACGTGTCCCACGGCGTGACGATCCGGCCGCGCTCGGTCCACGCGCCGGTGAGCGGATTGGCCGCCGAGCTCTCCAGGACGTACATGCGGATGCGGAACCGGTCGTCGGCGCGCCCGGCCGTGAAGTAGACGTACCACTTGCCGTCGATGAAGTGGATCTCCGGGGCCCAGATGTTCGCGCTCATCTCGCCGCTGGTGTGCTTGCGCCAGATCACGGTCTCGGCGGCGCTGCTCAGGCCCTGGATCGTGGTAGCGCGCCGCAGCACGATGCGGTCGTACTCCGGAACCGTGGCTGTCAAGTAGTAGTAGCCGTCGGTGTGCTTCCAGATGTGGGCGTCGGCCCGCTGGCTGGCGATCGGGTTGGTGTAGCCCACCGGCGGCGCGGCGACCGCCGGTGCGGCCGGGACCAGCAGGACTACCGCCAGGACCGCGATGATCAGCTTCCTCATGCCGGCACCACCTGCCACTGCTGGCAGGTGTTGGAAAGCCACGACCACTGCCGTACGTCGGCGCCGTCGCCGGTGCCGCAGGCGGCCACGTCGGCGACCTTGCCGGTGGCCGCGTTGACCAGCCGCACCCAGCCCCCGGTGGCCGTGTAGACCAGCCGGAACCGCTGACAAGTGTTGTTGAGCCAGGTCCACTGCCGGATGTCGGCGCCGTCGGCGGACGAGCAGTCGGCCACGTCCAGCGCCTTGCCGGTGGCCACGTTGACCAGGCGATTCGTGTCGTCGCCCTGATCCTCTATCCGCCAGTGCTGGGCGGCCGCGCCGTTACAGGCCCATTGCCGCACGTTCGTGCCGTCCGCGGCGTTGCCGTCGGCCACGTCCAGGCACTTCCCGCTGTTCCGGTTGACGACCCGGTACGAGGCCGGCGTGCTCGCCGTCTCCCCCGCCGGACCCGGTGCGGTGGTGCCCAGACGCATCGGCGTACCGAAATTCGGGGTGTTGTCGCTGTTCCACGTGAACTTCTGCGCGCGCGTCGTGCGGTTGTTGTCGCAGCCCTCACCCACACCGTCGTTCGCGTGATAGACGATCCAGCTCTCGGTGCCGTCGGGCGAACTGAAGATGCCGTGGTGGCCGGGGCCGTACACGCTGTTGGCGTCGCTGCGCTGGAAGACCGGGTTACCGCCCTTGGTCCACGACGACGCGCTCAGCGGGTTCGAGCCGGTCAGCGTGAGCAGGCCCAGCTTGTAGTCGGGGCCCCAGCAGGCGCTGGCCGAATACACGATCATCGTGCGGCCGTTGCGGTAGAGCGCGGCCGGTCCCTCGTTGACGTCGCCGCCCTGACGTTCCCAGCCCAGGGTCGGCGTCGAGATCGTCGTGAAGGAGCCGCTGACCGTGTACGGGTTGCTCAACGGGGCGATGACCAGGTTCTGCGTCGCGGTGGTGAACGCGCTGGCGATCACGTAGAGCGCGCTGCCGACCTTGAGGATGCTGCCGTCGATCAGCCAGCCGGTCGCGCCGCCGCCCTGGATGCGGTTCTTGTACGTGTACGGCCCCAAGGGGTCGCTGCCGGCGCTTTCCAGCACGTGCAGGCGCTGACTGTCGTAGTTGGAGCCGCCCGCGCCGGCCGTGTAGTAGAGATACCAGCGGCCGTTGAGGAAGTGCATCTCCGGCGCCCAGATGTTGCAGCAGCGGTCGGCCACGGTCTCGCGATAGACCTGGATGCTGGGCGCGGTGGCCAGCCCGGCCAGGGTCGGCGATTTGCGCATGGTCAGTTCGGAGGTCCACGACGTCGAGATCATGTAGTAGTTGCCGTCGTGGAACTGGATCCACGGGTCGGCGCCCTTGACCGGCTTGACGGGGTTCGCATACGTACGGCCGGGGGCGGCGCTCGCGGGCAAGGCCGGCACGAACACGACGGCGACCGCGAGCAAGAGGGCGAGAAGTCTTCGAAACACGGAGCTCATCGGCGGGTCACTCCATCCGGGGGTATGACCGTGACCATGTCGGCGCACTCCCGTTGTATCGAAGTTTGCCAACATGTTTCGCCGTAGTGTTAACGATAACAACGCTGCCGTCAACTCCCGCCGTACGCGGTCAGGCGCCGCCATCTCACAGCCGGCGAGAAGAGCACTACGCACACCGCACGCGCCGAAGGCGGCTGAGTGGCGCCTGCCGCCGTCGAGACGACAGGCCCGGCCAGAGCGGCCACGGCCTCCCCTGCACTCCACCGCCCAGATGCCAGGCCCGGCCAGGACGGCCTACCCCCACTCCACCGCCCGGATGGCAGGCCCGGCCAGGACGGCCCACCGCCCCCACTCCACCGCCCAGACGCCAGGCCCGGCCAGGACGGCCCACCGCCCCCACTCCACCGCCCAGACGCCAGGCCCGGCCAGGACGGCCCACCGCCCTCCCCCGCACTCCACCGCCGAAATGCCAGGCCCGGCCAGGACGGCCTACCCCCTCCCTCGCACTCCACCGCCGAGATGCCGGGTCGGCCGTGGCCAGCGGGTGGTCGGCCAACGATTCGGGGTCGGGCTCGGCGCAGGCTGACGGGCGGCTTGTGCGGGATCCGGGCGGCGGGGACGACTTCGGAGATGCGCTGTGCACGCTGCGGGCCGGCAGTGTGGCGGCCTCCCTCCCTCCTGACATACGCGCGGGCCCGGGTGGTCACGCTGGTTCCGTTGGGCCTGCTCAATCCGGTGCCGCTGCACGCCGCGGGGGGAGGGCGGGCTGACCAGTAGCGGCACACCGGTTCGTACCCGGCGATCCGGTACGCGCCGAACGTGCGCGCCCTGAGACGGTGTCGCGGGAAGGCCCGCGCGCTGGGCTCCGCCGAGCGCAAGTGGCTGGCGATCGACGCGCCGGACTCGCCGGGGAGCGACGTCTGTCCTATGTGGCGCAGGAGTCGCCGGAGGCGGCGCGGCGCTGGACCGCGGGCGGGGTGGTCGATCCCGTCGTGCACCTCGTACGAGTTGCGCGGCCGCGAGCGAACGGCCTGCGCCCAGTGCTGCTGGAGTGGACCCGCCGGCCAGGACGGAGGGGCCGCCGCATGCCGCGGCGCGATTCTTCGCGTTCGCCGACAAAGGTCCGAATCGGGTGACGAATACGGGCGGCGCGCCCGAGCGACGGGATAGGGGCGTAGGCGGACGATGGATCCGGGTGGCGTAGACGGGCGGCGAGATCCGGGCGGCGTAGGCGAGCGACGGGATCCGAGCGGCGTAGACGAGCGACAGGAGCTGGGCGGCGGGATCCAGGCGGCTTCGCCGAGCGCGTATGCGCGGGCCGTGGTGAGGTTGCCCCGGGCGGTCGGGGGTTCTAGCATCGCGGCCATCAGACATTGACGGCCTTCGCTGCCTTCGCGCCACCGTCGAAGCGCTTCGATGGCCGTTCGGACGGAGGTAAGACATGCGCAGACGTAGTTTTGCGGCCGGGCTGGCCGCGACCGTAGCCGTGACCGGAGGGGCGGCCGTCCTCACCGCCCTGCCCGCGTCGGCCGCGGCCGGGTGCCGGGTGGCCTACGCGGTCAGCAGCTCGTGGCCGGGCGGGTTCGGCGCCAACGTGACGATCACCAATCTGGGCGATCCGCTCAGCTCGTGGACGCTCGTCTGGTCGTACGGGAACGGGCAGTCGGTCACCCAGGCCTGGAACACGAGCCTCACGCAGAGCGGCTCGACCGTCACGGCTCGCAACACCGGCTACAACGGCTCGCTGGCCACGAACGGGACCGTGTCGTTCGGGTTCAACGCCTCGGCGAGCGGCACCAACTCCGTGCCCACGGCCTTCACCCTGAACGGGACGGCCTGCACCGGGTCGGCGACACCCACCACGCCGCCGGTGACCACTCCCCCGCCCTCCGGTGGCGGCGTGCCGTCGGATGCCGTCTGGGTCAACTCGGGGCAGTGGGCGACGTGGCAGAACAGCGGCTACACGCTCTACAACAACATCTGGGGCGGGGGCGCGGGCTCGCAGACGATCTGGGCCCGCAGCGGCACGAACTGGGGTGTGGTGGCCGACCACCCGCGCACCAGCGGCGTGAAGTCGTACCCGAACACCGGCCGGACGCTCAACCGCAGGCTGAGCTCGCTGTCCCGCGTGACCAGCTCGTTCAACGTCTCCGTGCCCGCGGACGGGGACTATGCGACCACGTACGACATCTGGGCCGACAATCACGCGTACGAGGTCATGATCTGGACCAATCAGCACGGCGCGGTGGGTCCGATCGCCGAGCAGTACGACGCGAACGGGGCCGTGCCGAACGTGCGGAACCTGACCGTGGGCGGCCACACGTGGAACGTCTACCGCGGCTCGAACGGCGCCAACGCGGTGTTCTCGTTCATCCGCACCAACACCGGCTCGGGCACGATCGACCTGCTGGCCGTCATGAACTGGCTGCGCAGCAACAACTGGTGGGGCGACGTGACAGTGGGTGAGCTGCAGTTCGGCTTCGAGATCACGGGCACCGCGGGCCGGTCGAACTTCACGACGAACAGCTTCGCGCTCAGCTACAGCTGAACCCCGTGCAGGTGGACGCGGATGCTGGTGCCGTCGCGCCGGCTGTGCATGCGTACGAGGTCGCACAGGTGGTTGACGAGCCCCAGCCCGCGCCCACCGCGGATGTGCACGGCCGGTGGCACCCGACCGGCCGGCGGATCGGCGAAGGCGCCACGGTCGTCGATCCGCACGATCAGGTATTCGCCCACCGACCGGAGGGAGACGATCCCCGCTCCGGCCGCGGGCACGATCGAATTCTCGGGCCAGTTCGTTGACCTAAGCTCGGGTGATGCGCCTGGCCCACGTCACCGACCTGCATTTCGGGGCCGAGGCGCCTGAGGTGGTGGCGGGGCTGCGCCAGGACCTGGCCGCCCGCGAGGTGGACCGGGTGCTGGTCGGGGGCGATCTGACCATGCGGGCCCGCGACGAGCAGTTCAGCGCCGCCCGCGACCTGCTCGACACGATCGGCACGCCATGGACGAGCGTGCCGGGCAATCACGACCTGCCGCTCGATCGGCCCTCCCGCGCGTACGGGGGCCTGGACTCTTATCGCCGCCTGATCGACGAGCGGGCCGAGCCCGTGGTGCGCGACGGCGGGTTGCTGCTGCTCGGGCTGAGCTCGCCCCGGCCGTACCTGTGGAAAGGGGGACGGCTCGACGCGGGCCAGGTGCGCCGGATCGGGACCGACCTGGCTCCCGAGGCCCGGCTCAAGGTGCTGATGCTGCACCACCCGGTGTTCCGGTCGCCGCAGCGGCCGCACGAGGCGCTGGTGCACGGGGCCGGGGCGGCCCTGCGCGCGGCGGCCACGGTACGCACCGATCTGATCCTGTGCGGGCACGACCATGTGGCGGCGCAGGCGGCCCTGCCCGGCGGCATGATCGGCGTGCTCAGCGGGACGGCCTGCTCGTGGCGCGTGCGGGCCGGTGAGAGCCAGTCGTACACGGTGGTCGATTTGGCCGGCGACCGGCTGACGCTCACCGTCCGGGAGTGGCACGACGGCGCGTTCCGCGAGCGCTCCGCCGTCGAGTGGCGGCGCTCAGCCCACGGCTGGCAGGCCTGACGCCACCCGGACCAGGGCGTCGAGGTCGCTGCGGGTGAGGGCAGCGCCCCGCTCGGGCGGCAGCAGATTCCGAGGCACCCGTACGCGTAACGCCCCCGGCAACGAGGTGAAGCGCAACGGCGGCGTCAGCAGCAGCGCCTCCCCGTCCAGCCCGACCGGCACGGCGCCGCCGGAACGCACCTCGAACGCGGCCGCCGTCCACTCCCCCACCGGCCGGGGCCCCTGCGCGGTGATGATTCCGAGCCGGCCCGTGTCGAGCCGGGGCCGCCCGCCGGCCCGGCCCACACGCGACAGGTCGTACGGGTTGTTGGACACCAGTACCAGCGACAACCCGCTGAAGGCGCGCCCGTCGGGGCTGTCGAACGACAGGTCGGGCGGCGTGGCGGCCGGGCCCAGCAGCTCGGGCAGCAGCCGCCCCCAGGTCTGCAGCTTGGCCCGGCGGTAGCCCTTGGACCGCACGACCTCGGCGTACACCCCGAGCGAGGCGTTGTTGACGAACACGTGGTCGTTGACCAGACCCAGGTCGACCGCGCGCTCGACACCGTCGGTGAAGGCGTCCAGCGCACCCACCACGTCCGCGCGGTTCAGGCCCAGGTCGAGCGCGAAATGGTTGCGGGTGCCCGCGGGCACGCAGACGAACGCCACCCCGTGCCGCATCGCCGTCGCCGCGACCAGCGCCTGCGAGCCGTCCCCACCGGCCATGCCGAGCACGTCGGCGCCGTC from the Paractinoplanes abujensis genome contains:
- a CDS encoding DUF3455 domain-containing protein; translation: MLDTKRSRVRAAAGAGMVAVVATIGAVTFNASAAEQAPVAPAAVGADARAVSIPGIPAAIKPPKGAKPIGAYIVASGTQTYTCSANLKYEGGSTPEAQLIGTGGRVHHFGGPSWQSTRDGSKVTAKKEAESPRAGTIPELLLKVDTSTGGGVLGKATYISRLLTSGGTAPTEACTAGQTKAVKYGAVYVFWTN
- a CDS encoding nuclear transport factor 2 family protein, with translation MTSRLEELATDNLLRVFGERDPRARAAAVAETYAEDVVFTDAEEELTGRDALAAKAQKLLDQAPGFVFQPVGPVRTVGNLAMLSWQLGPAGAPPVVTGIDISIVENDRIVKLYTVVNEAPAA
- a CDS encoding CsbD family protein, which translates into the protein MAFDDKVDNKAEEVGGKVKEGVGRATDDEQLEAEGRADQGKSKLKQAGENIKDAFKS
- a CDS encoding DUF3159 domain-containing protein, coding for MTQPESLAQLLNGRRAAIDATLPTIGFVTGWLVFGQSIGAGAVVAVVLALGLSLWRLRQGDKPRAVVIGLLGVCVAALIALYTGRAEDFFLIQLFSNAASALAWAVSIVVRWPLLGLVVGGVLGQKTRWRRDPALLRSYGLASWVWVLQYVVRVAVFLPLYAAGQVFALGVMRVALTWPLVAACLAVSWWVIRRTLPPGHPGLRHPVAPAAPEAAGEKSHPAV
- a CDS encoding family 43 glycosylhydrolase; the encoded protein is MRKLIIAVLAVVLLVPAAPAVAAPPVGYTNPIASQRADAHIWKHTDGYYYLTATVPEYDRIVLRRATTIQGLSSAAETVIWRKHTSGEMSANIWAPEIHFIDGKWYVYFTAGRADDRFRIRMYVLESSAANPLTGAWTERGRIVTPWDTFSLDETTFVHNGVRYLAWAQQEPGIATNSNLYLARLSNPWTITGTPVRLSVPTLAWETRGYAVNEGPAVIVRNGRVFMTYSASATDANYCLGMLTASASANLLSASSWTKAAGPVFATSAATGQYGPGHNSFTVAEDGQSDLIVYHDRSYRDIAGDPLNDPNRRTRVQKFYWIDGAPTFGIPIPDGLHPVRLRSHNAPDRYIRHWEFRARLDPDVTVLADSQFRIVPGLAGNGSVSLESTNYPGYYLRHRNNEAWVDRSDGSALFRSDASFVRRAGLADAAGVSFESVNFPGRYLRHVNYLLRLETAADATSRADATFHLE
- a CDS encoding family 43 glycosylhydrolase, with amino-acid sequence MSSVFRRLLALLLAVAVVFVPALPASAAPGRTYANPVKPVKGADPWIQFHDGNYYMISTSWTSELTMRKSPTLAGLATAPSIQVYRETVADRCCNIWAPEMHFLNGRWYLYYTAGAGGSNYDSQRLHVLESAGSDPLGPYTYKNRIQGGGATGWLIDGSILKVGSALYVIASAFTTATQNLVIAPLSNPYTVSGSFTTISTPTLGWERQGGDVNEGPAALYRNGRTMIVYSASACWGPDYKLGLLTLTGSNPLSASSWTKGGNPVFQRSDANSVYGPGHHGIFSSPDGTESWIVYHANDGVGEGCDNNRTTRAQKFTWNSDNTPNFGTPMRLGTTAPGPAGETASTPASYRVVNRNSGKCLDVADGNAADGTNVRQWACNGAAAQHWRIEDQGDDTNRLVNVATGKALDVADCSSADGADIRQWTWLNNTCQRFRLVYTATGGWVRLVNAATGKVADVAACGTGDGADVRQWSWLSNTCQQWQVVPA
- a CDS encoding cellulose binding domain-containing protein; its protein translation is MRRRSFAAGLAATVAVTGGAAVLTALPASAAAGCRVAYAVSSSWPGGFGANVTITNLGDPLSSWTLVWSYGNGQSVTQAWNTSLTQSGSTVTARNTGYNGSLATNGTVSFGFNASASGTNSVPTAFTLNGTACTGSATPTTPPVTTPPPSGGGVPSDAVWVNSGQWATWQNSGYTLYNNIWGGGAGSQTIWARSGTNWGVVADHPRTSGVKSYPNTGRTLNRRLSSLSRVTSSFNVSVPADGDYATTYDIWADNHAYEVMIWTNQHGAVGPIAEQYDANGAVPNVRNLTVGGHTWNVYRGSNGANAVFSFIRTNTGSGTIDLLAVMNWLRSNNWWGDVTVGELQFGFEITGTAGRSNFTTNSFALSYS
- a CDS encoding ATP-binding protein — protein: MPAAGAGIVSLRSVGEYLIVRIDDRGAFADPPAGRVPPAVHIRGGRGLGLVNHLCDLVRMHSRRDGTSIRVHLHGVQL
- a CDS encoding metallophosphoesterase family protein, yielding MRLAHVTDLHFGAEAPEVVAGLRQDLAAREVDRVLVGGDLTMRARDEQFSAARDLLDTIGTPWTSVPGNHDLPLDRPSRAYGGLDSYRRLIDERAEPVVRDGGLLLLGLSSPRPYLWKGGRLDAGQVRRIGTDLAPEARLKVLMLHHPVFRSPQRPHEALVHGAGAALRAAATVRTDLILCGHDHVAAQAALPGGMIGVLSGTACSWRVRAGESQSYTVVDLAGDRLTLTVREWHDGAFRERSAVEWRRSAHGWQA
- a CDS encoding diacylglycerol/lipid kinase family protein, giving the protein MSTSRRTAAVVALAAPLLAVAAGLDQAVRHFGTFVTFVLAVALVTGAVWYALTRRGLLRGLALLVAATGMLLVVLLGLSLFVTQAAMLVVFAVAGRYALGEQRALVAAGHAPRRAEHGVLLINPRSGDGVAERTGLAAAAAERGLEVVTLRPGDDLTALAEQAVRDGADVLGMAGGDGSQALVAATAMRHGVAFVCVPAGTRNHFALDLGLNRADVVGALDAFTDGVERAVDLGLVNDHVFVNNASLGVYAEVVRSKGYRRAKLQTWGRLLPELLGPAATPPDLSFDSPDGRAFSGLSLVLVSNNPYDLSRVGRAGGRPRLDTGRLGIITAQGPRPVGEWTAAAFEVRSGGAVPVGLDGEALLLTPPLRFTSLPGALRVRVPRNLLPPERGAALTRSDLDALVRVASGLPAVG